Proteins from a genomic interval of Pseudodesulfovibrio nedwellii:
- a CDS encoding Rne/Rng family ribonuclease produces MPNKKKRQKMFISVLPGEQVEVVIAEEGKVNEYYVEMVHQAKTKGNIYKGYIHNIDNGLQAAFINYGAERNGFLQIDEVHPEYYTGNFTQKKGARYPLMQKVLKAGQEVLVQVVKEPTGKKGAFLTSYLSLPGRSFVYTVGRSQMGVSRKIENEKERTRLKKALESFETTEGVGLIARTAAVGQSKTALERDFKYLNRLWTDIRSNAQKEKAPVIVYKELGLAARAVRDYLTSDVTEVWVDDKETYDQISKFVKLAFPRKNNLVRLHDENDLSLLERFNLVKQVEEIYTREASMPSGGRLVFDATEALTAVDINSGKIGGERNFQKMALKTNVEAAKEIARQLRLRDIGGQVVIDFIEMKNPKDCREVEKVMRAELKNDRARTDVSRISSFGLMELVRQRLGSSAIAISTEACPCCKGTGIRRNMEWQALQALKEIHRDIRKPGMDRVEHDCEEELAIYLLNTKRGILTDLENRYGKEIHIDLEYEYDD; encoded by the coding sequence ATGCCCAACAAGAAGAAACGGCAGAAGATGTTCATCTCTGTCCTCCCAGGAGAACAGGTTGAAGTCGTCATTGCCGAAGAAGGCAAAGTCAACGAATACTACGTCGAGATGGTGCACCAGGCTAAAACCAAGGGCAACATCTACAAAGGCTACATTCACAATATAGACAACGGACTTCAAGCCGCGTTCATCAACTACGGTGCCGAACGCAATGGTTTTCTCCAGATCGACGAAGTCCACCCCGAATACTACACGGGCAATTTCACTCAAAAGAAAGGCGCGCGCTATCCGCTCATGCAGAAAGTGCTTAAGGCCGGTCAGGAAGTGCTTGTTCAGGTGGTCAAAGAACCCACTGGCAAAAAAGGCGCATTCCTCACCTCTTATCTTTCCCTACCCGGACGCAGTTTCGTCTACACCGTGGGCCGCTCCCAAATGGGTGTTTCCCGCAAAATTGAAAATGAAAAGGAACGGACGCGCCTGAAAAAGGCCCTCGAATCCTTTGAAACTACTGAAGGTGTGGGACTCATCGCCAGAACTGCAGCCGTGGGACAATCCAAGACTGCACTTGAGCGCGATTTCAAATACCTAAACCGACTCTGGACAGATATCCGGTCCAATGCCCAAAAGGAAAAAGCTCCAGTCATCGTTTACAAAGAGCTGGGACTTGCTGCACGCGCCGTGCGCGACTACCTGACTTCTGATGTCACTGAAGTCTGGGTTGACGACAAAGAAACCTACGACCAGATCAGCAAATTTGTTAAGCTCGCCTTCCCGCGTAAAAACAATCTGGTTCGTCTGCATGACGAAAACGATCTTTCCCTGCTGGAACGCTTCAACCTCGTAAAACAGGTGGAAGAAATTTATACGCGCGAAGCATCCATGCCGTCCGGTGGTCGTCTGGTCTTCGACGCCACAGAAGCCCTGACTGCCGTAGACATCAACTCCGGCAAGATCGGGGGAGAACGGAACTTCCAAAAAATGGCCCTCAAGACGAATGTCGAGGCCGCCAAGGAAATCGCCCGCCAGCTCAGACTGCGCGACATCGGCGGTCAGGTGGTTATTGACTTCATCGAGATGAAGAATCCCAAAGACTGCCGTGAAGTAGAAAAGGTCATGCGCGCCGAACTAAAAAACGACCGGGCCCGCACAGACGTCAGCCGCATCTCATCTTTCGGACTTATGGAGCTGGTTCGTCAGCGCCTTGGGTCCTCGGCCATAGCCATCTCCACCGAAGCATGTCCCTGCTGTAAGGGCACAGGCATTCGCCGTAACATGGAATGGCAAGCTCTTCAGGCTCTCAAGGAAATCCATAGGGACATTCGTAAACCCGGCATGGATCGGGTCGAGCACGATTGCGAAGAAGAACTCGCAATTTACCTGCTCAACACAAAACGAGGCATCCTGACCGACCTGGAAAACAGGTATGGTAAAGAAATCCATATTGATCTTGAATACGAATACGACGATTAA
- a CDS encoding radical SAM protein: MGYKYVFGPVMSGRLGRSLGLDLLGDRICSMDCVYCEVGATRNLTIKRKPYVPAAAILEELAAWKDEELAKPDMVTLGGLGEPILNSEMADVITGARKIFPDTDIAVLTNASLIGDPEVRRELALADVVLPSLDSLIEDEFTRVNRPCKGFSPSGIADGLLEFKKGFKGKIFLEILLAEGINDTDENLGRLKDFCKRLAPDRVDVVTLTRPGTVKGVRPVDGEVLSRWRMALESGKASVHTQQVTDRKAMSTEHVTDFVSASLTRRPQTLSQLAQALNADPKQVSAAVEALLEKGEITPRDDRGEIYYHGMGHVLEDTKAP, encoded by the coding sequence ATGGGATATAAATACGTCTTTGGACCGGTTATGAGTGGACGACTGGGCCGCTCTCTCGGACTCGATTTGCTTGGAGACAGAATATGCTCCATGGACTGCGTCTACTGTGAAGTAGGAGCCACCAGGAACTTAACCATCAAACGGAAGCCATATGTCCCCGCTGCCGCCATTCTGGAAGAACTGGCCGCATGGAAAGACGAAGAATTGGCCAAACCGGACATGGTGACGCTGGGAGGATTGGGAGAACCAATCCTGAACTCCGAGATGGCTGACGTCATCACTGGAGCTCGAAAGATTTTCCCGGACACGGACATTGCAGTGCTGACAAACGCCAGCCTCATAGGTGACCCGGAAGTGCGTAGAGAACTAGCTCTGGCCGACGTTGTCCTACCCAGCCTGGACTCTCTGATTGAAGACGAATTCACCCGCGTGAACCGTCCCTGTAAAGGATTTTCGCCTTCCGGCATTGCCGACGGGCTGCTTGAATTCAAAAAAGGATTCAAGGGAAAAATATTTTTGGAAATTTTGCTTGCCGAAGGAATTAATGACACAGACGAGAACCTCGGCAGGTTAAAGGATTTTTGCAAACGACTTGCTCCCGACCGGGTAGATGTGGTCACGCTGACCCGTCCTGGAACGGTCAAGGGAGTCCGCCCCGTGGACGGGGAGGTCCTAAGTCGTTGGCGCATGGCGCTTGAGAGCGGAAAAGCCAGCGTACACACGCAGCAAGTGACCGACAGGAAAGCGATGAGCACGGAGCATGTAACAGACTTCGTCAGCGCATCCCTGACCCGCAGGCCACAAACCCTCTCACAACTGGCACAGGCCCTTAACGCAGACCCAAAACAGGTCAGTGCGGCCGTGGAAGCCCTTTTGGAAAAGGGCGAAATCACCCCTCGGGATGACCGGGGCGAGATATATTACCACGGCATGGGGCATGTTCTTGAAGACACAAAGGCACCATGA
- a CDS encoding PAS domain-containing sensor histidine kinase has translation MFDVVLESLRTIVLAGILVFFIRADKDVEHGRRGYLFIKIGFLLVLFGSFMDITDNFESLNWTVIGGDTPVQAFLEKIVGYLAGFVLIAIGLLMWLPTLQTMENIQDCLEKDKHVLGREYDELTRALERENRKRRAVEASLLIAEERRMMLYEKAPVPIVHGIIGGNLVEWNTTFAEMLGYESFEELSGVVSGFGDPFFMWPYRTEAEEMLAALRAEKVVLNYEARLQRKDGTIILVRMDFTTVEDRDGVNYYFYCFAEDITERRAAEELLASSERRMKAIMDTMPIGLTLLDEKTREVVDVNAAMLSMTGYSRESLVGHQCCEFLCQRDKALCPALDEGEAVASDERIIRMENGDSLPVLKSVSRVTLDNMACLLEAFVDISEQKRLEHLKEDVDRIIAHDLKAPIIGVISACKVLLMDEDDVQGEIRDILETIEQQGRKVLRMIGMSMTVYKMEAGSYVYIPSQVNFVDVVNNVLTELDDLAGGLSVTVDVRFSDSTDLVSPSLVVLGQDILYESMVANLLKNAIEASPSGGTVVLEMGKCDTDVMRMAISNSGVVPVDIRETFFEKYATSGKSSGTGLGTYSASLVVKTVGGEIHMETSDEEGRTSVFVTLPCG, from the coding sequence ATGTTTGATGTCGTTCTTGAATCTTTGCGAACCATTGTCCTTGCCGGTATTTTGGTGTTTTTCATCCGTGCGGACAAGGATGTTGAGCATGGTCGTCGCGGGTATCTTTTTATCAAGATTGGTTTTTTGCTCGTCCTGTTCGGTTCTTTTATGGATATAACTGACAACTTTGAAAGTTTGAACTGGACTGTGATTGGCGGCGACACGCCGGTTCAGGCCTTCCTTGAAAAAATCGTCGGGTATCTCGCTGGATTTGTTTTGATAGCCATCGGCCTGTTGATGTGGCTTCCAACCCTTCAAACGATGGAGAATATACAAGATTGTTTGGAAAAAGATAAGCATGTTCTCGGGCGAGAATACGATGAATTGACCCGTGCTCTTGAGCGCGAAAATCGCAAACGTCGTGCGGTTGAAGCGAGTTTGCTTATAGCGGAAGAGCGGAGAATGATGCTGTATGAAAAAGCTCCTGTCCCTATCGTTCATGGGATTATCGGGGGAAATCTTGTCGAATGGAATACCACTTTTGCCGAGATGCTTGGGTATGAATCTTTCGAAGAATTGTCTGGTGTGGTCAGTGGATTTGGTGATCCGTTTTTTATGTGGCCTTACCGTACAGAAGCAGAAGAGATGCTTGCCGCGCTTCGTGCTGAAAAAGTTGTCCTGAATTATGAAGCCCGCCTACAGCGCAAGGACGGAACCATTATTCTGGTACGGATGGATTTCACAACGGTTGAAGATCGAGATGGCGTAAATTATTATTTTTATTGTTTTGCCGAGGATATCACCGAGCGCAGGGCAGCTGAAGAACTTCTCGCCAGCAGCGAACGGCGGATGAAAGCAATTATGGACACGATGCCTATTGGGTTGACTCTTTTGGATGAAAAGACTCGGGAAGTCGTTGATGTCAATGCCGCCATGCTGTCGATGACGGGATATTCCCGAGAGAGCCTTGTTGGTCATCAGTGTTGTGAGTTCCTTTGTCAGCGAGACAAAGCCTTGTGTCCTGCCCTTGATGAAGGGGAGGCTGTTGCCAGTGATGAGCGGATCATACGAATGGAAAATGGGGACAGTCTGCCTGTTCTTAAATCGGTGTCTCGCGTGACACTGGACAATATGGCCTGTCTGTTGGAAGCCTTTGTGGATATTTCCGAACAAAAAAGGTTGGAGCATCTCAAGGAAGATGTGGACCGCATTATTGCTCACGATCTCAAGGCGCCGATTATTGGTGTAATCAGTGCGTGCAAGGTCCTGCTCATGGACGAGGATGATGTTCAGGGGGAAATTCGGGATATTTTGGAAACCATCGAACAACAGGGGCGAAAGGTTTTGCGTATGATTGGCATGAGCATGACAGTCTACAAGATGGAGGCGGGGTCTTATGTGTATATTCCGTCTCAAGTGAATTTCGTTGATGTGGTCAATAATGTACTGACTGAATTGGACGATCTTGCTGGGGGGCTGAGTGTGACCGTGGACGTGCGTTTTAGCGACAGTACGGATCTTGTGTCTCCAAGTTTGGTGGTTCTGGGGCAGGATATCTTATATGAATCCATGGTTGCCAATTTGTTGAAAAATGCTATCGAAGCATCTCCTTCGGGAGGAACGGTTGTTCTTGAAATGGGCAAGTGTGACACCGATGTCATGCGAATGGCTATCAGTAATTCCGGAGTGGTGCCGGTGGATATTCGTGAGACTTTCTTTGAGAAATACGCTACATCGGGGAAGAGTTCCGGCACCGGACTTGGGACGTATTCGGCTAGTCTTGTGGTCAAAACCGTCGGTGGCGAGATTCATATGGAAACATCGGATGAAGAAGGTCGAACGTCCGTTTTTGTGACATTGCCTTGTGGTTGA
- a CDS encoding sensor histidine kinase, whose translation MNAYKSKRTKPLMTSRSISRDLTFSLVVIVMIIATAMGSYIYWQQSQEMWTTAKEKGEDTITSVAEILAVPIWNLDYDNARLIGSVYTHDDMVQGIRIYGSRNEVVFAHEKFSDSQADFSKVRSIVFEGRTIGRAEIDFTLARDKKRLDEQMLVSIIIIVVSISVILAITGLLLRVFLNKPLMVLQSGIARVAKGDFSYDFGEVYHAELLEIAKRFRRMSIEIEGRENKLQAMNKTLQEAEEKYRGIFENAVEGIFQATPDGILRRANPAMARLFGYDSLDEFLSNVRSLSSRIMVNPEHMQDFFEKVRTEGEVKRFEAEYYRRDGKTMWGSLNARAIYDEFGTLVFIDGILEDISDRKQAEQDLADLNRHLEQLVRDRTEDLVTKARELEEANQRLRELDEMKSSFLSSVSHELRTPLTSILGFAKLLNKEFSKNFMPLVEEGRLVRKGERIQSNLNIISHEGERLTRLINDVLDLNKIESGSMGWRDERLDMNEVIDVAANSVSGMFTQTTLSLVTEIEPDLPAVVADPDRIQQILINLLNNAAKFTEQGTVTLRAFPRFGQIRVEVVDTGTGIHADDQAQIFEKFHQTRSDTMVNKPQGTGLGLTICREIVEHYGGRIWVESEVGAGSSFIFTLPAVQ comes from the coding sequence ATGAACGCATACAAATCCAAAAGAACCAAGCCCCTTATGACGAGTCGGTCGATCTCTCGGGATCTGACTTTCAGTCTTGTGGTCATCGTCATGATCATAGCTACGGCTATGGGCAGTTATATCTATTGGCAACAGTCGCAGGAGATGTGGACCACTGCCAAAGAGAAAGGTGAAGATACCATCACCAGTGTGGCCGAGATATTGGCCGTCCCCATTTGGAATCTTGATTATGACAACGCCCGACTCATTGGGTCGGTGTATACGCATGATGATATGGTGCAGGGCATTCGTATTTATGGATCTCGGAATGAGGTCGTATTTGCGCATGAAAAATTTTCTGATTCGCAAGCGGATTTTAGTAAGGTCCGGTCCATCGTTTTTGAGGGAAGGACCATTGGCCGGGCCGAAATCGACTTCACGTTGGCACGGGACAAGAAACGTCTGGATGAACAGATGCTTGTTTCCATTATTATTATTGTGGTGTCCATCTCCGTCATTCTTGCCATCACCGGTTTGCTTTTGCGCGTCTTTTTGAACAAGCCTCTCATGGTCCTTCAATCCGGTATCGCTCGTGTTGCCAAGGGTGATTTTTCGTATGATTTCGGAGAAGTTTACCATGCAGAGCTTTTGGAGATAGCCAAGCGTTTTCGGCGTATGTCCATTGAGATTGAAGGGCGTGAAAACAAACTGCAAGCTATGAATAAGACGTTGCAGGAGGCCGAAGAAAAGTATCGCGGTATCTTCGAGAATGCTGTGGAAGGTATTTTTCAGGCAACACCTGATGGCATTTTGCGCAGGGCAAACCCTGCCATGGCCCGTCTTTTTGGTTATGACTCCCTCGACGAATTTCTTTCCAACGTACGGAGTCTGAGTTCTCGCATCATGGTGAACCCGGAGCACATGCAGGACTTTTTCGAAAAGGTGCGGACCGAGGGCGAAGTTAAGCGGTTTGAGGCGGAATACTATCGTCGTGATGGCAAAACCATGTGGGGCTCACTCAACGCCCGCGCCATTTATGACGAATTCGGCACGCTTGTTTTTATCGATGGTATTCTTGAAGATATTTCCGATCGTAAACAGGCTGAGCAGGATTTGGCCGACCTTAACCGGCATTTGGAACAATTGGTCCGTGATCGTACCGAAGATTTGGTGACCAAGGCCCGCGAATTGGAAGAAGCCAACCAACGGTTGCGGGAACTTGATGAAATGAAGTCCTCCTTCCTGTCGTCGGTTTCGCATGAATTGCGTACTCCTTTGACGTCTATCCTTGGGTTTGCCAAACTGTTGAATAAGGAATTCTCAAAGAATTTCATGCCGCTTGTCGAAGAGGGCAGACTGGTCAGAAAGGGTGAACGTATTCAGAGTAACCTCAATATTATCAGCCATGAAGGTGAGCGTTTGACGCGGCTTATCAATGATGTGCTCGATCTCAACAAGATTGAGTCTGGTTCCATGGGTTGGCGTGATGAGCGGCTGGATATGAATGAGGTTATCGATGTGGCCGCCAATTCTGTCAGTGGGATGTTCACCCAGACGACTCTGAGTCTCGTTACTGAGATTGAACCTGATTTGCCAGCGGTCGTCGCGGACCCGGATCGTATTCAACAGATACTTATCAATCTTCTGAACAATGCGGCGAAATTTACCGAGCAGGGAACAGTTACATTGCGGGCTTTTCCGCGTTTTGGTCAGATTCGCGTGGAAGTGGTTGATACCGGTACAGGTATCCATGCTGATGATCAGGCTCAGATCTTTGAGAAGTTTCATCAGACACGTTCTGACACCATGGTCAACAAGCCGCAAGGAACGGGACTTGGCTTAACCATCTGTCGAGAGATCGTTGAACATTATGGTGGCCGTATCTGGGTCGAATCCGAGGTCGGAGCAGGGTCATCCTTTATTTTTACCCTCCCCGCAGTACAGTAA
- a CDS encoding sensor domain-containing diguanylate cyclase has translation MDRLKTYIAENEEWLKECILAYVKKHGSTPDAIAEEWPDFFSGIVGTMPSPVHSDQEQRKEDVLRLFQSLDTPALILSDSFEISAANKAAINTLSLGDDFLATSASMAVADLVPWLADCVQEFFPGERDVGSVCRMDVAAPMIYGEKYFSVSVSKFSEVVAGFSGYILTLEDISFRVETEKQLSRERNRVAHYLDVVGSIILAQDASGAITMVNRTGSEHLGYAENELLGQNWIDLMVPVEQRDEVRDYFYMIFSGQTEIDDEYTNYVVAKDGRHRLVHWQNRVLTNEGGNVIGVLSSGMDVTEKRAMEEALSEKELWLRNTFVALGETVLILTPDWNVLDANPAAEILFGMTNEELSELSLLELHVDRPHYAEFLVKSQAAFDKGEKAQFEMALRRSDGTLFPADHSVSLILGDDGLALGIVNVIRDISARKKAEQVLQESEEKFRRIFESIEEGYMVTDLAGDVQMVNPATCRLLGYEESDLLGKSIDSLYSIKDERMHLRRQLVEKGAIRGVQVQARRKDGSSIVVEANTHLIRNESGNAVAMEGTFRDITDRIEAEGILKEREKQYRAFFENNHAIMLLVDPRTERIIDANPAASDFYGYSVDDMRDMTMGSINALTQDEIFREMQLSRQEGRSYFIMKHILVNGDIRDVEVYSGPIMVQGKQRLYSVIHDVTQRIRLEQKMKRLATTDGLTGVNNRHNFFVLGSRELVRAKRYKNPLAVLMLDIDYFKSINDTHGHQTGDLVLRMLAAASTTTLRETDIFGRLGGEEFAVILPETGLQEGLEAAERLREVYAGLEARVEESVVTFTVSIGTTVVRTSDRTIEEVLNRADEALYKAKRMGRNRVERG, from the coding sequence ATGGATCGTTTGAAAACATATATTGCAGAGAATGAAGAATGGCTCAAAGAGTGCATTCTCGCCTATGTTAAGAAACATGGGAGCACTCCGGATGCCATTGCTGAAGAGTGGCCCGACTTTTTTTCAGGGATAGTTGGAACGATGCCTTCTCCTGTTCATTCTGATCAGGAACAGAGAAAAGAAGATGTGCTGCGGCTTTTTCAGAGCCTTGATACCCCTGCCCTTATTCTCAGTGATTCATTTGAAATCAGTGCCGCTAACAAGGCTGCGATAAATACGTTGAGTCTTGGTGACGATTTTTTGGCAACCAGTGCTTCAATGGCCGTAGCAGATCTTGTCCCGTGGCTTGCCGATTGCGTACAGGAGTTTTTTCCCGGTGAACGAGACGTCGGGAGTGTCTGTCGGATGGATGTGGCTGCTCCAATGATTTATGGCGAAAAATATTTCAGTGTGTCGGTTTCGAAGTTTTCGGAAGTGGTTGCCGGATTTTCTGGTTACATTCTGACTTTGGAAGATATTTCTTTTCGAGTGGAGACTGAAAAACAGTTGAGTCGAGAACGAAACCGGGTCGCTCATTATCTTGATGTGGTCGGATCGATCATCTTGGCGCAGGATGCTTCCGGGGCGATTACCATGGTTAACCGGACCGGAAGTGAGCATCTCGGATACGCGGAAAATGAATTGCTCGGACAGAATTGGATTGATTTGATGGTGCCTGTTGAGCAGCGGGACGAGGTGCGCGATTATTTTTATATGATTTTTTCCGGTCAGACGGAAATAGATGACGAGTATACCAACTATGTTGTTGCTAAAGATGGTCGCCATCGTTTGGTGCATTGGCAAAACAGGGTGCTGACCAACGAGGGCGGTAATGTCATCGGTGTTCTGAGTTCAGGGATGGATGTTACGGAGAAACGGGCCATGGAAGAGGCCCTTTCCGAAAAGGAATTGTGGCTTCGCAACACATTTGTCGCCCTAGGCGAGACCGTACTTATCCTGACACCGGATTGGAATGTGCTTGATGCCAATCCGGCCGCTGAAATTCTGTTTGGGATGACCAACGAAGAGTTGAGCGAACTGTCCTTGTTGGAACTGCATGTGGATAGGCCTCATTACGCAGAGTTTCTTGTCAAATCTCAGGCGGCTTTCGACAAGGGAGAAAAAGCCCAATTTGAAATGGCCTTGAGGCGAAGTGACGGTACTCTTTTTCCTGCTGATCATTCTGTGTCCCTTATACTTGGCGATGACGGCCTTGCCTTGGGCATTGTCAATGTCATTCGAGATATCTCCGCCCGGAAAAAAGCGGAGCAGGTGTTGCAGGAGAGTGAGGAAAAGTTTCGTCGTATTTTCGAATCCATTGAAGAAGGGTACATGGTCACTGATTTGGCTGGTGACGTTCAAATGGTCAACCCTGCGACGTGTCGCCTGCTCGGTTACGAAGAAAGTGACCTTCTCGGGAAAAGTATCGACTCCTTGTATTCAATCAAGGATGAGCGGATGCATTTGCGAAGGCAACTGGTTGAGAAGGGAGCCATTCGAGGCGTTCAGGTACAGGCGCGGCGTAAGGATGGGTCTTCCATCGTTGTCGAAGCGAATACACATTTGATCAGAAACGAGTCGGGCAACGCTGTGGCCATGGAAGGGACATTTCGCGACATTACCGATCGTATTGAAGCGGAAGGGATTCTTAAAGAGCGAGAGAAGCAGTATCGTGCTTTTTTTGAGAATAACCATGCCATCATGCTTTTGGTGGACCCGAGAACCGAGCGAATTATCGATGCCAATCCGGCTGCCAGTGATTTTTATGGTTATTCCGTTGACGACATGCGTGACATGACGATGGGAAGTATCAATGCGTTGACGCAAGATGAAATCTTTAGGGAAATGCAGCTTTCCAGGCAGGAGGGGCGTTCCTACTTCATCATGAAACATATTTTAGTTAATGGTGACATTCGTGATGTGGAGGTGTATTCCGGTCCGATCATGGTGCAGGGAAAGCAGCGCCTTTACTCTGTTATTCATGATGTGACACAGCGAATTCGTCTTGAGCAGAAAATGAAGCGGCTGGCTACCACCGATGGTTTGACCGGCGTGAATAACCGGCATAATTTTTTTGTTCTTGGTTCCAGGGAATTGGTCCGCGCCAAACGGTACAAGAATCCATTGGCCGTGCTTATGCTTGATATCGACTATTTTAAGTCCATCAATGATACCCACGGCCATCAGACCGGGGATCTGGTCCTCAGAATGCTGGCTGCCGCGTCCACGACAACACTGCGGGAGACTGATATTTTCGGCCGCCTTGGCGGTGAGGAGTTCGCGGTGATTCTTCCTGAAACAGGCTTGCAAGAAGGACTTGAAGCAGCCGAAAGGCTCCGTGAAGTCTATGCAGGTTTGGAGGCTCGGGTTGAAGAATCCGTTGTCACATTCACAGTCTCTATCGGGACGACTGTGGTTCGGACATCTGACAGGACCATTGAAGAAGTTCTCAACCGTGCGGATGAAGCCTTGTACAAGGCCAAGCGTATGGGACGAAACAGGGTGGAGCGAGGTTGA
- a CDS encoding tRNA (adenine-N1)-methyltransferase: protein MIEPGQLILLISHKGKRYLRKLEAGGEVHTHDGKLLMDEVAEAGFGQYVKTHLGRPYLVLKPTLHDLIKGVKRQTQIMYPKEIGYLMMKLGIGPGSTVIESGTGSGGLTTALAWFVGDTGKVITYERRADFFKLAGKNLERVGLADRVEQVNQNIEDGFKHSGADALFLDVRTPWEYLSSIPEAVIPGAMCGFLLPTVNQVSELLRGLEDGPFADQEVLEILIRHWKPVPDRLRPDDRMVAHTGFLVFARYMEPPKAAPRPELEAEEAPTAPSDEAESSVEEK from the coding sequence ATGATCGAACCCGGACAACTCATTTTGCTCATCAGCCACAAGGGCAAACGGTACCTTCGCAAGCTTGAAGCTGGTGGAGAAGTACATACCCATGATGGCAAGTTGCTTATGGACGAAGTGGCCGAGGCCGGTTTCGGCCAATACGTCAAGACACATCTCGGCAGGCCCTACCTGGTGCTTAAGCCGACTCTGCATGATCTTATTAAGGGCGTGAAACGTCAGACTCAGATTATGTACCCCAAGGAAATTGGGTACCTGATGATGAAACTGGGGATTGGTCCCGGTTCTACTGTTATCGAATCCGGTACTGGTTCGGGTGGCCTGACGACCGCTTTGGCCTGGTTTGTAGGTGATACTGGTAAGGTTATCACATATGAACGTCGCGCTGACTTTTTCAAGTTGGCCGGGAAGAATCTGGAGCGTGTTGGTCTGGCTGATCGTGTTGAGCAGGTTAATCAGAATATTGAGGATGGCTTCAAACATTCGGGCGCAGATGCGTTGTTTTTGGATGTACGGACGCCGTGGGAATATCTTTCTTCCATCCCAGAGGCTGTGATTCCGGGCGCTATGTGCGGTTTCTTGCTGCCTACCGTCAACCAGGTGTCCGAGTTGCTTCGGGGACTGGAAGACGGTCCTTTTGCCGATCAGGAAGTTTTGGAAATTCTTATTCGGCATTGGAAGCCTGTGCCTGACAGGCTCAGGCCTGATGATCGTATGGTGGCACACACCGGTTTTTTGGTGTTTGCTCGATACATGGAACCGCCCAAGGCTGCTCCCCGACCAGAGCTTGAAGCTGAAGAGGCTCCGACAGCACCGTCTGACGAAGCTGAAAGCAGTGTTGAAGAGAAATAA